The region CTTTCATAAAATTCAATAGGAAATGCAGGTTATGGGTAGTAGTAAGCCTTAGGCCGAAAATTTCCTCAGTCTTGAGAAGATGTCTAATGTAAGCACGGGAAAAGTTCCGGCAAGTATAGCAGCCGCAATCAGGATCAATCGGCCTAAAATCGCGAGCAAATTCGGCATTTTTGACCACTAACCGTCCCCGGCTGGTCATGACAGTACCATTGCGGGCAACTCTTGTCGGAAAAACGCAGTCGAACATGTCGATACCGTACATTACACCTTCAACTAAACAATCCGGAGTGCCCACCCCCATCAAATAACGCGGCTTGTTTTCCGGCAAAAGCGGCACAGTATGCTCCAGCATTTCATACATAAGCGGCTTAGGCTCTCCGACACTGAGCCCCCCTACTGCATATCCCGGAAAGTCCAAAGAAATAAGATCCTTGGCGCTCATAGCTCTGAGGTCTTTATACATTCCGCCCTGAACAATGCCAAACAGCGCTTGGTCTTTACGTGTATGGGCATTTTTACAGCGTTCAGCCCACCGGGTGGTACGCTCGGTCGATTGACGCGCATACTCATGATCAGCCGGATAAGGCACGCATTCATCGAAGGCCATAATGATATCGGCACCTAAAGCCATTTGTACTTCGGTAGCCTTTTCCGGTGATAAAAAGTGCTTGGAACCATCAATATGTGACCGGAAAGTTACTCCATCCTCGGTTATTTTGCGGAGCGGCCCCAGGCTAAACACTTGAAAACCACCGCTGTCAGTCAAGATTCCGCGGTCCCATTGCATGAACTTGTGAAGGCCGCCAGCTTCGGCTACCAGATCATGGCCTGGGCGTAAATATAAGTGATAAGTGTTGCTTAAGATGATACCGGCGCCCATAGCTTTAAGTTCTTCAGGCGACATGGCTTTAACTGTTGCCTGCGTACCTACCGGCATAAAGATGGGCGTATCAAATACACCATGCGGCGTGTATAGGCGGCCAACCCGCGCACCCGTTTTTGAGCAACGTTTAATAAGTTCATATGTAATTGCCAATAACTACACCTCCAACTATCTAAAACAAATCAAATAATAAACATGGCATCGCCAAAGCTGAAAAACCGGTAACGTTGCTCCACCGCTTTCCGGTAGGCGGTAGAGATGTTCTCCTTGCCGGCAAAGGCGCTTACTAGCATCAGCAGCGTGGATTTAGGCAAATGAAAATTAGTTATAAGTGCTTTGACAATTTTAAATTCATAACCCGGATATATAAAAATATCAGTCCAGCCGCTTTTAGCTGCCAGCAAGCCGTCTGCGCCAGCCGTTTCCAGTGTGCGTACTGCGGTAGTGCCTACGGCAATAACCCGTTTTCCGGCGGCCAGTGTTTTATTGACAATAATCGCCGTTTCTTCCGGCACTGAATAATATTCACGGTGCATGATATGCTCTGTTATATTTTCAACCGTAACCGGGCGGAATGTTCCCAAACCGACATGTAAAGTAACAAAAGCTAAATTAACACCCATACTTGCAATTTTTGCCATGAGTTGACGGGTAAAGTGAAGCCCGGCGGTAGGTGCTGCGGCAGACCCCCGTTCCCGGGCATAAACAGTCTGATAGCGCTCTTTGTCTGGCAATTGTGCCTTAATGTATGGTGGCAGCGGCGTTTCGCCCAAACTATCGAGAATCTCTTCAAAAGTTCCCTGAAAGTCAAAACGTACTGTACGGCCGCCAAAATCAGTAGTATCTGTGACTTGGCAACTTAGATTGGGGCCAAACTCAATAACTGTCCCCGGCCTAGCCCGTTTTCCGGGCTTTACCAACACTTCCCACCGGTCTTTAGCTAGGCGGTTTAGCAAAAACACTTCAACTTTGCCGCCTGTTTCCGGCTTGATACCAATTAGCCGGGCCGGTATTACCCTGGTATCGTTAAAAACCAGGGTATCCCCTGGTTGTAAGTATTGCGGCAAATTATAAAATTGCTTATGCTCAATGAGCCCTGTTTTACTGGCAAGCACCAGCAGCCGGGAATGGTCGCGCGGTTCTACCGGCTGCTGGGCGATGAGTTCTTCAGGCAAATAATAATCAAAATCCGAAACTAGCATGTAACTCCCTCGTTATGGCCTATAAATAGGCTTTTTTAATTTGTACACCCTGGTAGTAGTGTTTCAAGATATCCTTAAAATATTCCGGGTTACCCGGAGGAGCCTTTTCTGCCATAGCTTTAGCTCCCCATTGGGATAAACCAAGACCATGGCCCCAGCCAAACCCGGTAATGACAATTACATCTGCCGGTTGGCTGCTGACTGGTCGAATATTAGGATTATCTTTAGTGGCTATACCTAATACACGCTGCGGCACCTCCGGATTGACGCCAGCATTGACGGGCATGGCGAACTCTTTGTACCCGTTGGCCGCGGTTTTAATATCAAACAAGGTACTTTTCAAGTCCAAAATACTTCTCAATTTAGTGCCGGACACCTGAACACTGCCGTTAGTTCCCAATAAACGGACAGTTTTTACCCGGCCTGAAACACCGCGGTCAGAACTGGTAGCTGGTGGATTTTCCAGCGGCGAGAGTTCAATTGCCTGTAAATTACCGATATTATACCCGGCTTTATTAATTGCCTGGTTGAGCTCACCAATAGTTAGCTTCTTCTCCCATTTAAAATACGGAGAGTTTTGGTCAAAATCAACTACACCTCTAAGATAAGGTTCAGGCGTGGACCAAACATTTTCGCTATTTTCAGTATAACCGCCTGAACTGCTATGAAAGTAGGCTGTAATTAGTTTCCCGTTATACATGAGTACCAAACCTCTGGTTTCGTCCACCGCTTCAAGCGCCCGGGGAACTTCACTCTCCCGTCCGCCATATACTTGGCAGTCGGTAGTAGCGCATACATCAAATCCATCCGCTTTGTGTTTGTTATAATTGGCCAACGCGTATGTCCGTGCGGCCACCGCTTGCGCTTTTACCGCCTCTAGCGGCCACTCCGGGGCTATCTCATTTTTTATTACCCCGTATAAATACTGTTCAACCGGCAGCGTGTTGACTACTGTCATGCCAGTTTTACCGGCGGTGCGGTGGATACTGATATCGCCACGGTACCGCCGCTTATTAACCTGTATAAACTGCTCGAGATAGTAGAGTGATTCATCTTTTTTGGCAACAACCTCCAGGTCGGCGGCAGCCACTGTTACACCGTTAACCGAAAAAACGCCGTCTTTAAGAGCAATTGTCACCTGTTCGTGGGCACGGAAACTCCCTAACGTCTTGCCGGCAGTAACAATGTCAAAATCAGTGTCAGCCGACACTTGGATTGTACGCTGGTTGGTTAAGATGCCTACTCGCAAAGCGGGTTGAAACAGGGTAATAACATCATCATCAGCCATCTGGGCTTGTCCTGATAATGGCAAGAATACAACTGCCAAAACAGCAATCAGCAGTAACCATTTTAGCACATATTTATCCACGCGCCTACCTCCGCGATTATTTTCTTGATATTAAATTCAGAATTACGGTGAGGATAACACTTACGATAAGTGATGTAACGATGGGGAAGTGAAAACTGAAATTGTTCCGTTCGATATTAATATCGCCTGGCAGCCGGCCCAAATTAATAAATTTGCCGCCAAAATGAAATATAGCTCCGGCAATCAGTAAAATTGCACCAAACAGCATCAGCATCTTACCGAATGAATCGAACCCTTCTGGCATCAGCCCTGCCCCCTTTGTGGTTTGTAATAACGGTCTTTTTCGCTAAACACGCAGCCGCAATAGGGCTGGCGGTACATTTCTAGCTCGCGGCTTATTTTGACCCCTTCTTGCCAACCTGGCCGGAAGTCTATATAACAGAACTTAACTCCTTCGACATTGGCTGCCTCTTCGGCCGCCGCTCTTATCAAATCATGCTGCTGGTACGGACTTACTAAAAGGGTAGTGCTAAAACAGTCAAATCCGTTCTCTTTGGCATATCCGGCAGTTTGCCGCATTCTTAATTCATAACAGCTCTGACAGCGCCCGCCCGGAGCATTTAGCGCCTGCCGCAAAAATTCTTCAAGTGTATAGCTGTCATCAACTATCAGATTATTTAAACCGATTTTTTCCGCAAATGTTTTCAGTGTGTCCAGCCGTCTGACAAATTCTTTATAAGGATGAATATTAGGATTGTAAAAATATCCGGTTATTTCATATTGAGGATATTCTTTAAGCAAATATTTTACCGGAAAAACAGCGCAAGGCCCGCAACATATGTGCAGCAACATACGCACCTTAGTATCACCTACCATAACTTTTCTTGAGCATCGGATTTTTCTTTGTATGGAATATTTAGATGGGCATAAGCCGCCGGGG is a window of Sporomusaceae bacterium ACPt DNA encoding:
- the tgt gene encoding Queuine tRNA-ribosyltransferase — protein: MAITYELIKRCSKTGARVGRLYTPHGVFDTPIFMPVGTQATVKAMSPEELKAMGAGIILSNTYHLYLRPGHDLVAEAGGLHKFMQWDRGILTDSGGFQVFSLGPLRKITEDGVTFRSHIDGSKHFLSPEKATEVQMALGADIIMAFDECVPYPADHEYARQSTERTTRWAERCKNAHTRKDQALFGIVQGGMYKDLRAMSAKDLISLDFPGYAVGGLSVGEPKPLMYEMLEHTVPLLPENKPRYLMGVGTPDCLVEGVMYGIDMFDCVFPTRVARNGTVMTSRGRLVVKNAEFARDFRPIDPDCGCYTCRNFSRAYIRHLLKTEEIFGLRLTTTHNLHFLLNFMKEMRKAILEDRFLAFREEFWSHYRK
- the queH gene encoding Epoxyqueuosine reductase QueH yields the protein MVGDTKVRMLLHICCGPCAVFPVKYLLKEYPQYEITGYFYNPNIHPYKEFVRRLDTLKTFAEKIGLNNLIVDDSYTLEEFLRQALNAPGGRCQSCYELRMRQTAGYAKENGFDCFSTTLLVSPYQQHDLIRAAAEEAANVEGVKFCYIDFRPGWQEGVKISRELEMYRQPYCGCVFSEKDRYYKPQRGQG
- the queA gene encoding S-adenosylmethionine:tRNA ribosyltransferase-isomerase, whose protein sequence is MLVSDFDYYLPEELIAQQPVEPRDHSRLLVLASKTGLIEHKQFYNLPQYLQPGDTLVFNDTRVIPARLIGIKPETGGKVEVFLLNRLAKDRWEVLVKPGKRARPGTVIEFGPNLSCQVTDTTDFGGRTVRFDFQGTFEEILDSLGETPLPPYIKAQLPDKERYQTVYARERGSAAAPTAGLHFTRQLMAKIASMGVNLAFVTLHVGLGTFRPVTVENITEHIMHREYYSVPEETAIIVNKTLAAGKRVIAVGTTAVRTLETAGADGLLAAKSGWTDIFIYPGYEFKIVKALITNFHLPKSTLLMLVSAFAGKENISTAYRKAVEQRYRFFSFGDAMFII